The Chryseobacterium sp. JV274 sequence AAAAAAATTATTGATATCTAAGCATCCGGAAGCTCTTGAAAAAAAGCTTGAGTATGAAAATTATACAACTTTAGAGATCGCTTTGGATCTTCTGGAGAATACTTCTGTGCAGGAACTTAACGTATATGGAGAGAATTTGGATGAAATATGGCAGGAATTCCAGAAGCTTTTCAGAATTATAGAAGCAGCAGGAGGCTTAGTTAATAATCCAGAAGGTAAAATCCTTTTCATTAAAAGACTTGGCAAATGGGATCTTCCGAAGGGTAAAATGGAAAAAGGAGAATCCAGAGAAGAGTCTGCAGTACGGGAAATAGAAGAAGAAACCGGTCTGAGTGATGTAGAACTTGTAAAATTCATCAATACCACTTACCATATCTATATAGAAAGAAATGGTGAGAAAATTTTAAAATGTACCCATTGGTTTGAAATGAACTTTGACGGAGAAGACACTTCCAAGCCGCAAATAGAAGAAGGTATTACTGAAGTGGCCTGGAAAACAACAGCAGAAATTGAGGATGAAGTTTTCCCAAGTACCTTCAAAAATATTATACTGATTGTACAGGAATTCTGGGACTTGAAGAAATAAGTAGTAGGTCTGGAAGCTGGAAGAGTGAAGCTGGAAGTTACTATCCGGCAATCCACTTTTTCGGGGATCATTTAACAATGAAGTTTATAAAGTTGAATAAAAAAGAGAATACTCTTCACTTACCTTCAGGATCTTCCCTCTCCCAGCCTCCAGCTTCCTTACTCTGTTAAATAAATTCGATCAGCTTCTCGAGAGCAATTCCCCTGGAGCCTTTCAGCAATATATTTTCAGAGTGAATTTTGTTCTGTTTTAAATATTCTATCAGGACTGTTGTATTTTCAAAAGCAAGATCTGAAGAATTAACCTCTTTAAAATGCTTTCCTACCGTGATAATTTCATTGAAGTTAAGTTCCTGAGCCAGTTTTAAGATGTTCTGATGTTCTTTCTCACTTTCATCACCCAATTCCAGCATATCCCCAATAATAATGGTTTTACTGCCCTCAAAACTGATGAAATTATTCAAAGAAGCGGTCATAGAGCTCGGGTTGGCATTATACGTATCCAGAACCAAAGTCTTACCCTCTTTTTTCACCACCTGAGATCTCATATTGGTAGGCGTGTACAATT is a genomic window containing:
- a CDS encoding NUDIX hydrolase, encoding MYKVFVNEKKLLISKHPEALEKKLEYENYTTLEIALDLLENTSVQELNVYGENLDEIWQEFQKLFRIIEAAGGLVNNPEGKILFIKRLGKWDLPKGKMEKGESREESAVREIEEETGLSDVELVKFINTTYHIYIERNGEKILKCTHWFEMNFDGEDTSKPQIEEGITEVAWKTTAEIEDEVFPSTFKNIILIVQEFWDLKK